The proteins below come from a single Nostoc sp. KVJ3 genomic window:
- a CDS encoding zinc-dependent alcohol dehydrogenase family protein, whose translation MKAVLMKAPGNPEVLQLEEVPNPAVPVGNTELLVRLVAAGVNPIDTKLRSRGTFYSDRTPTILGCDGAGIIEAVGAGVQRFRPGDAVYFCSGGLGAHQGNYAEYTVVDERFVARKPASISFAEAAAAPLALITAWEALYERGRLEPGERVFIHAGAGGVGHVAIQLAKLKGATVSTTVSSEEKANFVKQLGADSVIFYKQTDFVQAVLDWTGGEGVDLAFDTVGGETFQKTFPAVRVYGDIVTILEPDANTVWKTARVRNLRISLELMLTPALLGLEESLQHHAEILEQCATWIDEGKLKIHVSHKFPLKEAAQAHQLIESGSVTGKIVLLISDD comes from the coding sequence ATGAAAGCAGTCTTGATGAAAGCACCTGGTAATCCTGAAGTTCTGCAACTAGAGGAAGTGCCAAACCCTGCTGTTCCTGTAGGGAATACTGAACTTTTAGTGCGTTTGGTGGCTGCTGGCGTTAATCCGATTGACACTAAACTTCGTAGCCGAGGAACATTTTACAGCGATCGCACGCCGACAATTTTAGGATGTGATGGTGCAGGTATAATTGAGGCGGTGGGTGCTGGGGTTCAGCGTTTTCGCCCAGGCGATGCAGTATATTTTTGCTCCGGTGGCTTAGGCGCACACCAAGGGAATTATGCTGAATATACCGTTGTGGATGAGCGGTTTGTGGCACGTAAACCCGCTTCCATCTCCTTTGCGGAAGCAGCAGCAGCACCTTTAGCATTAATCACCGCCTGGGAAGCCTTATACGAACGGGGACGATTGGAACCTGGAGAACGGGTTTTCATTCATGCGGGTGCTGGTGGTGTTGGTCATGTAGCAATTCAATTGGCTAAACTCAAAGGTGCTACTGTTTCTACCACAGTTAGTTCTGAAGAAAAGGCTAATTTCGTCAAACAACTTGGTGCCGATAGTGTAATTTTTTATAAACAAACAGACTTTGTGCAAGCGGTATTAGATTGGACTGGTGGGGAAGGCGTAGACTTGGCTTTTGATACCGTAGGCGGCGAAACCTTCCAAAAAACCTTCCCCGCAGTGCGAGTTTATGGTGATATTGTGACGATTCTCGAACCAGATGCCAATACTGTTTGGAAAACCGCTAGAGTACGTAATCTCCGCATAAGTTTAGAACTAATGCTAACACCAGCATTACTAGGATTAGAAGAAAGCCTCCAGCACCATGCAGAAATTCTCGAACAATGTGCCACCTGGATCGATGAAGGTAAGTTAAAAATCCATGTTAGTCACAAGTTTCCCTTGAAAGAAGCGGCTCAGGCACACCAACTAATTGAAAGCGGTTCTGTGACAGGTAAAATTGTTCTACTAATTAGCGACGATTAA
- the cobJ gene encoding precorrin-3B C(17)-methyltransferase, with protein sequence MMNVAPAIVVLGQNSVTVARKIISVLPGATLYGLAGRTSGVDVSFTNFGETLRELFAQGTPLIGICAAGILIRTLAPILSDKQQEPPVLAVAEDGSAVVPLLGGLAGVNDLARQIAEALDVKPAITTTGDLRLGTTLLSPPPGYHLANPDNAKKFISDLLAGAQVKLEGIAPWLSDSKLPLDPKGDLTIQITERLVTPTANYLVYHPATIAIAISGMIDNPVALVEQLLADAKLAKTSVAGIFAPITAAANPAINAVASALGVPARFFTPNQLESLLAQGYSPAQAAAIAATGTSPLSSSSPYIAIAIAPQPIDPNTIGQPRGRLAIIGTGPGGSQWMSPEVKEILKSATDLVGYKTYLDLVGSLADGKQRHESDNREEEARAKMALDLAASGRYVAVVSSGDPGIYAMATAVFEVCDRYAKPEWDRIDIHVAPGISAMQAAAAAIGAPLGHDFCAISLSDILKPWSAIEQRITAAAEADFVIAFYNPVSKERTWQLAEARNILLRHRTPDTPVVLARNLGRPGQTVKAIALDRLAPASADMRTIILVGSTKTRIMKRSDGNLWVYTPRRYTEE encoded by the coding sequence ATGATGAACGTTGCACCCGCCATTGTAGTACTAGGTCAAAATAGCGTGACAGTCGCACGCAAAATAATCAGCGTCCTACCAGGAGCGACACTATACGGTCTAGCGGGTCGCACATCGGGAGTTGATGTCAGCTTTACTAATTTTGGCGAAACGTTGCGCGAGTTATTTGCCCAAGGAACGCCACTAATTGGCATTTGCGCCGCCGGTATTTTAATTAGGACGCTAGCTCCCATCCTCTCGGATAAACAACAGGAACCACCAGTGCTAGCTGTGGCTGAAGATGGTAGTGCCGTTGTCCCCCTCTTGGGCGGACTTGCTGGGGTAAACGATTTGGCCCGTCAGATTGCCGAAGCCCTTGATGTCAAACCTGCAATTACGACCACAGGCGATCTGCGTTTGGGCACAACGCTGTTGTCTCCTCCCCCCGGATACCATTTAGCAAACCCAGACAATGCTAAGAAATTTATCTCAGATTTGCTAGCCGGGGCACAAGTCAAACTAGAAGGCATAGCACCTTGGTTGAGCGATAGTAAACTGCCCCTAGATCCAAAGGGAGATTTGACCATCCAAATTACAGAACGTTTGGTGACTCCTACAGCCAACTATCTTGTTTACCACCCAGCAACGATCGCGATCGCAATTAGTGGCATGATTGATAATCCAGTAGCTTTAGTAGAGCAGCTACTAGCTGATGCCAAATTAGCAAAAACATCAGTCGCCGGCATATTTGCACCCATCACCGCCGCAGCCAATCCAGCAATCAATGCCGTAGCTAGCGCCTTGGGAGTACCTGCCCGCTTTTTCACTCCAAATCAGCTAGAAAGTTTGTTAGCTCAAGGTTATAGCCCTGCCCAAGCAGCAGCGATCGCGGCTACAGGCACATCCCCTTTATCTTCTTCATCTCCCTATATAGCGATCGCTATTGCCCCCCAACCAATTGACCCCAACACTATCGGTCAGCCACGTGGACGGTTAGCGATTATTGGTACGGGGCCTGGTGGATCGCAATGGATGTCTCCAGAAGTAAAGGAGATACTCAAGTCGGCAACTGACCTAGTGGGTTATAAAACTTATTTAGATTTAGTTGGTTCTCTGGCTGATGGGAAGCAACGGCATGAGTCCGACAACCGAGAAGAAGAAGCACGAGCAAAAATGGCCCTTGATTTAGCGGCATCTGGCAGATATGTCGCCGTCGTTTCATCTGGCGACCCTGGGATCTATGCAATGGCAACAGCAGTTTTTGAAGTATGCGATCGCTATGCTAAACCAGAATGGGATCGTATCGACATTCATGTAGCGCCAGGCATTTCTGCTATGCAAGCAGCAGCAGCAGCCATTGGTGCGCCCCTTGGACATGACTTCTGTGCTATTTCCCTGTCCGATATCTTAAAACCTTGGTCTGCGATCGAACAACGAATTACTGCTGCTGCTGAGGCTGATTTCGTCATTGCTTTCTACAATCCTGTTTCCAAAGAGCGTACCTGGCAACTAGCAGAAGCGAGAAATATTTTATTGCGACATAGAACACCAGATACCCCAGTAGTATTGGCGCGCAATCTCGGTAGACCAGGACAGACAGTAAAAGCGATCGCCCTTGATCGGTTAGCACCAGCAAGCGCCGATATGCGGACAATTATTCTCGTTGGTTCCACAAAAACCCGAATCATGAAGCGAAGCGATGGTAATCTCTGGGTTTATACGCCCCGTCGCTATACCGAAGAGTAG